A region of Ornithorhynchus anatinus isolate Pmale09 chromosome 5, mOrnAna1.pri.v4, whole genome shotgun sequence DNA encodes the following proteins:
- the LOC100076673 gene encoding actin-related protein T2, producing the protein MFSPQILETPAVIFDSGSGLFKAGLSGEIGPRYVITSVIGQSRLNESTTGASQKKYMGEEALCKQEDLILKHPIERGLVTSWEDLELLWKHMYEWEMGVQASERPILVTEPPLNPRENREMMAELLFESFKVPALYFSDQAMLALYASACITGLVVDSGSGLTRTVPIFEGYPLPHAVSKLHLAGKDLTGYLLRLLLQSGHSYPRPVDESIAEDIKEKLCYVALDPVKELGRTPEEVTKDYKLPNGQAIRIGKQLFLGPEALFAPDHLGIQGPGLTNMVTDSIAKCNSDIQKTLYKNIFLSGGSSLFPGLQDRLLRELEIQISKGTHIKIKAPPDRWFSTWIGASIVTSLASFKQMWVTISDYKEIGSTVVQRRCF; encoded by the coding sequence ATGTTTAGCCCGCAGATATTAGAGACGCCAGCTGTGATTTTCGACAGTGGGTCTGGGCTCTTCAAGGCAGGCCTCTCAGGAGAAATCGGGCCACGGTACGTCATCACAAGTGTCATTGGCCAGTCGAGGCTCAATGAGTCAACCACCGGGGCCAGTCAGAAGAAATATATGGGGGAAGAAGCCTTGTGTAAGCAGGAGGACCTGATTTTGAAACATCCGATTGAGCGTGGCCTGGTCACATCTTGGGAGGATCTGGAGTTGCTTTGGAAGCACATGTACGAGTGGGAGATGGGAGTCCAAGCCAGCGAGAGGCCCATCCTTGTGACGGAGCCGCCCCTGAACCCCAGGGAGAATCGGGAGATGATGGCGGAGCTGCTGTTTGAAAGCTTCAAGGTGCCGGCTCTCTACTTTTCTGACCAGGCCATGCTGGCCCTGTATGCCTCAGCCTGCATCACAGGGCTCGTTGTGGATAGCGGCAGTGGCCTAACCCGCACGGTCCCCATCTTTGAGGGGTATCCTTTGCCCCACGCGGTCTCCAAACTGCACCTGGCGGGCAAAGACTTGACTGGCTACCTGCTCAGGCTGCTGCTGCAGAGTGGCCACTCCTACCCGCGGCCTGTGGATGAGAGCATAGCGGAGGACATCAAAGAGAAGTTGTGCTACGTGGCCCTTGACCCGGTAAAAGAGCTGGGCAGGACGCCAGAGGAAGTCACGAAGGATTATAAATTGCCTAATGGGCAAGCGATTCGAATTGGCAAGCAGCTGTTCTTAGGTCCAGAGGCCCTCTTTGCCCCTGACCATCTGGGCATCCAAGGCCCGGGGCTAACCAACATGGTGACCGACAGCATCGCAAAGTGCAACTCAGACATCCAGAAGACTCTGTACAAGAATATTTTTCTCTCAGGtggttcttccctcttccccgggcTCCAGGACCGGCTTCTCAGGGAACTAGAGATCCAGATCTCCAAGGGGACCCACATCAAGATCAAAGCTCCACCCGATAGATGGTTCTCGACCTGGATCGGGGCATCAATCGTGACCTCTCTTGCCAGCTTCAAGCAGATGTGGGTCACCATCTCTGACTATAAAGAGATTGGCTCGACTGTGGTCCAGAGAAGATGCTTTTAA
- the LOC100076703 gene encoding actin-85C-like yields the protein MPGPHILDRPAVILDNGSGLCKAGLSGEQAPRSVLASVVGYPKGVSLMIGAGQKDYYLGKEAQAKRGILSLRYPLRHGIVTAWDDMEKIWSYIYWHELRERPSQQPVLVTEAPQNPQANRARMTEILFESFQVPALYIGLQALMALYSSGRTTGLVLDSGDGVTATVPVFRGHCLRHRVSRADFAGRDVTTHLATLLLETGHSFVSSAEQEIVRDIKERMCFVASDPVWRRRRRAPTRLRNYLLPDGRPIQVGDQLFRAPEALFNPSEAGVEAPGIHKMALLSVTRCSRSIQKDIWANVVLSGGSTLFRGLRERLGRELRALAPEAPPIAITAPPNRLFSVWVGASVLASLSSFREMWVTGAAYREFGPSVMQRRCL from the coding sequence ATGCCGGGCCCTCACATCCTCGACCGCCCCGCTGTCATTCTGGACAATGGGTCGGGGCTGTGCAAGGCAGGCTTGTCGGGGGAGCAGGCCCCACGCTCCGTCCTGGCCTCCGTGGTCGGCTATCCCAAGGGAGTCTCACTGATGATCGGAGCGGGCCAGAAAGACTACTACCTCGGTAAGGAGGCCCAGGCCAAGAGGGGGATCCTGTCCCTGAGGTACCCTCTGAGGCACGGTATTGTCACGGCCTGGGATGACATGGAGAAGATCTGGAGCTACATCTACTGGCATGAGCTCAGGGAGAGACCGAGTCAACAGCCGGTGCTGGTGACCGAGGCCCCGCAGAATCCCCAGGCCAACAGGGCCAGGATGACCGAGATCCTCTTCGAGAGCTTCCAGGTCCCGGCCCTGTACATCGGACTGCAAGCCCTCATGGCCCTCTACTCGTCCGGGAGAACGACCGGTCTGGTGTTGGACAGCGGAGACGGGGTCACCGCCACGGTCCCTGTCTTCCGGGGCCACTGCCTGCGCCACAGAGTCTCCCGGGCCGACTTCGCCGGCCGAGACGTCACCACGcatttggccacgctgctcttggAGACGGGCCACTCCTTCGTCAGCTCGGCCGAGCAGGAGATCGTGAGGGACATTAAAGAGAGGATGTGCTTCGTGGCATCCGACCCCGtgtggcggaggcggcggcgggccccGACCCGCCTGCGGAATTACCTTCTGCCCGACGGGCGCCCCATCCAGGTGGGGGACCAGCTCTTTCGAGCCCCCGAGGCCCTGTTCAACCCCTCGGAGGCGGGGGTAGAGGCCCCGGGGATCCACAAGATGGCCCTCCTCAGCGTGACCCGCTGCAGCCGGAGCATCCAGAAGGATATCTGGGCCAACGTGGTGCTCTCCGGAGGGTCGACGCTCTTCCGAGGCCTCCGGGAGAGGCTGGGCCGTGAGCTCCGGGCCCTGGCCCCCGAGGCCCCACCCATCGCCATCACAGCTCCCCCAAACCGACTGTTCTCGGTGTGGGTCGGGGCTTCGGTTCTGGCCAGTCTGTCATCGTTCAGAGAGATGTGGGTCACTGGCGCTGCCTACCGGGAATTCGGTCCATCCGTGATGCAGAGAAGATGCTTGTGA